A section of the Excalfactoria chinensis isolate bCotChi1 chromosome 32, bCotChi1.hap2, whole genome shotgun sequence genome encodes:
- the PRUNE1 gene encoding exopolyphosphatase PRUNE1: protein MAEPGHEPPSHSRRFTLRRGKAGRERPAAYGSGLHLRPTSSACGLRARPTPAGRAYACGLHLGPGPKRPRTGPEELRVSPPPRSRPASPGSLRGADAPPSGPSRSVARGGGLRLGRAVVAAVMERFLEGRRAALQEHIQHHREVHVVMGNEACDLDSTVSALALAYFLAKTSVPPKAAVIPLLNIPRADFALRTETTFLLREHNIPDSSLIFRDEIDLVGLHKAGLLSLTLVDHHVLPSVDSALEEAVVDVLDHRPLEREWAPSCQLTVELVGSCATLVTERIAQGPPGVLDRTTAALLHGTILLDSVNLSPAAGKVTPRDVLCVSLLESRFPELPPHDSIYKALQAAKFDVSGLTTEQMLRKDLKTVSGDEQVLAISGIYMDIELFLRRPGLLQDLETFCQARGYSVLVAMTVSFNECYEPKRQLAVYSQNEALRSMVCRALEEATTPTLQLQALPSPWPCISAYMQGNTLASRKKVLPILRAALGGGPGTAAGPEEEVAPPPTPMNSLVEESPLAQAVPPVCPQAVLERVSRMAAEQHPPDSDK, encoded by the exons ATGGCGGAGCCAGGCCACGAACCGCCTTCCCACAGCCGCCGGTTCACCTTAAGGCGGGGGAAGGCCGGCAGGGAGCGGCCTGCGGCCTACGGGTCGGGCCTACACCTGCGGCCTACGAGCAGCGCCTGCGGCCTACGGGCGCGGCCTACGCCTGCGGGCCGGGCCTACGCCTGCGGCCTACACCTCGGGCCTGGGCCTAAGCGACCCCGGACCGGGCCGGAGGAGCTCCGTGTGTCCCCCCCGCCCCGGAGCCGCCCCGCCTCTCCCGGCAGCCTGCGCGGAGCCGACGCTCCGCCTTCAGGGCCGTCCCGGAGCGTGGCGCGGGGTGGGGGTCTGCGTCTGGGCCGGGCGGTGGTCGCCGCCGTCATGGAGCGGTTCTTGGAGGGGCGGAGGGCGGCCCTGCAG GAACACATCCAGCATCATCGGGAGGTGCACGTGGTGATGGGCAACGAGGCCTGTGACCTGGACTCCACCGTGTCCGCCTTGGCCCTGGCTTATTTCCTAGCAAAG ACCTCTGTGCCACCCAAAGCCGCCGTCATCCCGCTGCTCAACATCCCACGCGCCGACTTTGCCCTGCGCACCGAGACGACGTTCCTGCTGCGGGAGCACAACATCCCCGACTCGTCGCTCATCTTCCGCGATGAGATCGACCTGGTTGGGCTGCACAAAGCTGGGCTGCTCTCTCTGACTCTGGTGGATCACCACGTCCTGCCCAG CGTCGACTCAGCCCTGGAGGAGGCCGTGGTGGACGTGCTGGATCACCGGCCTCTGGAACGGGAGTGGGCACCCAGCTGCCAGCTCACGGTGGAGCTGGTGGGTTCCTGTGCCACGCTGGTGACGGAACGGATCGCACAGGGGCCTCCAGGCGTGTTGGACCGGACCACGGCTGCGCTGCTGCACG gcacCATCTTGCTGGACAGCGTGAAcctgagccctgctgctggcaaaGTGACCCCTCGCGATGTGCTCTGCGTCTCCCTGCTCGAGTCGCGCTTCCCGGAGCTGCCGCCCCACGACAGCATCTACAAAGCGCTGCAGGCAGCCAAGTTCGACGTCTCAG GGCTGACAACGGAGCAGATGCTGCGGAAGGACCTCAAAACAGTCTCTGGTGATGAACAAGTCCTCGCCATCAGCGGCATCTACATGGATATAGAG ctcttcctgcGCCGTCCCGGTTTGCTGCAGGACCTGGAAACGTTCTGCCAAGCTCGTGGTTACTCCGTGCTGGTGGCCATGACGGTTTCCTTTAATGAATGCTATGAGCCCAAACGGCAGCTGGCAGTGTACAGCCAGAACGAGGCCCTGCGGAGCATG GTGTGCCGTGCACTGGAGGAGGCCACAACCCcaacactgcagctgcaggccCTGCCCAGCCCCTGGCCTTGCATCAGTGCCTACATGCAGGGCAACACGTTGGCCTCCAGGAAGAAGGTGCTGCCcatcctcagggctgctctgggggGAGGGCCGGGCACTGCAGCAGGGCCGGAGGAGGAGGTGGCCCCTCCACCCACCCCGATGAACAGCCTGGTGGAAGAGAGCCCGCTGGCACAAGCTGTGCCCCCCGTCTGcccccaggctgtgctggagagggTCAGCCgcatggctgcagagcagcaccccCCTGACTCTGATAAGTGA